Proteins from a genomic interval of Lysobacter arenosi:
- a CDS encoding class I SAM-dependent methyltransferase produces the protein MSNPAVTYEREMVPVLFRPWVGALLDLAQPAPGEHLLDLACGTGIVARLAAPRVAPDGRVVGVDLNPDMLGVAQVQGALEGLDIEWKQGRLEVLPFAEAEFDLALCQHGLQFVPDRAAALGEARRVLRDDGRLALAVWCGLDHHPFWSRFNDVLVELIGIPALASPFALGEASELESLLRDAGFRDISIEARAMPAAFPDPDTFVAMEVDVIAAAVPATQHLDAKARAELTEAAQARMAGAIREQMCDGHVVVPMHSHLVLARM, from the coding sequence ATGAGCAATCCTGCCGTCACCTACGAACGCGAGATGGTCCCGGTGCTGTTCCGCCCCTGGGTCGGCGCGCTGCTGGACCTGGCGCAACCGGCGCCCGGCGAGCACCTGCTCGACCTGGCCTGCGGCACCGGCATCGTCGCGCGCCTGGCCGCACCGCGGGTGGCGCCGGACGGGCGCGTGGTCGGCGTCGACCTCAACCCCGACATGCTCGGCGTGGCGCAGGTCCAGGGCGCGCTGGAAGGGCTCGACATTGAATGGAAGCAGGGGCGGCTGGAAGTGCTGCCGTTCGCCGAGGCCGAATTCGACCTGGCGCTGTGCCAGCACGGCTTGCAGTTCGTCCCGGACCGCGCGGCGGCATTGGGGGAAGCGCGGCGCGTGCTGCGCGACGACGGTCGCCTCGCGCTTGCGGTCTGGTGCGGCCTTGACCACCACCCGTTCTGGTCGCGGTTCAACGACGTGCTGGTCGAGCTGATTGGCATTCCCGCGCTTGCCTCGCCATTCGCGCTGGGCGAAGCGTCGGAGCTGGAATCGCTGCTGCGCGATGCCGGATTCCGCGATATTTCGATCGAGGCGCGGGCGATGCCGGCGGCGTTTCCCGATCCGGACACCTTCGTCGCGATGGAGGTGGACGTGATTGCCGCGGCGGTGCCGGCAACGCAGCACCTCGACGCGAAGGCGCGCGCGGAGCTGACCGAGGCGGCACAGGCGCGGATGGCCGGGGCGATCAGGGAGCAGATGTGCGACGGGCACGTGGTGGTGCCGATGCATTCGCACCTGGTGCTGGCGCGGATGTAG
- a CDS encoding TonB-dependent receptor plug domain-containing protein, with amino-acid sequence MKRNLLSRALSRALFVAVLAPVSFTAVADDGGDPAPDPKQLDAVVVQADIAYRNRTDAVAPVLSYDLEYFQRFEPLTVGDMLKRVPSVAFVSDVLEYDGAQLRGLDPGYTQILINGKKVPGAGNDRSFFVDRIPAELVERIEIVRSASANRSGDAVAGALNIVLRDAYEFDGSYVRGGVMHFDDGKYKNTYGAVSSGEVGGGRLLGGFNVQGRYNPKVKRSDRFDEPGGDFVDREDQADTRDGTDYSANVSYTHDIGSGRLSLDGFYVRTDRDETEHSLEYNDPTSSSRDNLLSVNDQFENIKQDNWSFGANYEFDMLGGRTELDLDYARFDDDTMATEEETGYDDEDTPPSFDGREGTRTLSDISDDELGFKAAHKRELGNAKVEFGVDYLDKQRDTGLQIAEVESDDEDVALPAYEDFEGMASRIDETRIDPYLMFSGASGALAWEAGLRYETTDVDVRADDTAASNDYSTVLPSAHLKWDLTADDRISLSLARTVRRPNFDQILPLTLEEEFGDNDFVGNPLLEPERAWGLDLGYERRLGQRGVFGVNAFYRDIQDLIETVNTGEPSSTALGDFEDEVEEFLDENPGANENTPGYPQFDPDSFVYTARNVGDGYVYGIEFDLSTPLTVLGLPDTGVFVNYSWLDSSVDDEFGERRFNNQARYVYNVGFIQNLPDWGVSFGASYRRQGDAYSRIVSEEVTTTYEGDLEVFVEKRFGDRMSVRLTGSNLLDASKDEAFNKFDNAADQIDRDFDEYELERETAGPVYQLIARYSF; translated from the coding sequence ATGAAACGAAACCTCCTGTCGCGCGCTCTGTCGCGTGCATTGTTTGTCGCCGTGCTGGCGCCTGTCAGCTTCACCGCCGTCGCCGATGACGGTGGCGATCCGGCACCGGATCCGAAGCAGCTCGACGCCGTCGTCGTCCAGGCCGACATCGCCTACCGCAACCGCACCGACGCTGTCGCACCAGTGCTGTCCTACGACCTGGAATACTTCCAGCGCTTCGAGCCGCTCACCGTCGGCGACATGCTCAAGCGCGTGCCCAGCGTCGCCTTCGTCTCCGACGTGCTGGAGTACGACGGTGCGCAGCTGCGCGGCCTGGACCCGGGCTACACGCAGATCCTGATCAACGGCAAGAAGGTGCCCGGCGCCGGCAACGACCGCTCCTTCTTCGTCGACCGCATCCCGGCTGAACTGGTCGAGCGCATCGAGATCGTCCGCAGCGCCAGCGCCAACCGCTCCGGCGACGCCGTGGCCGGCGCGCTCAACATCGTCCTGCGCGATGCCTACGAGTTCGACGGCAGCTACGTCCGCGGCGGCGTCATGCACTTCGACGACGGCAAGTACAAGAACACCTACGGCGCGGTCAGCAGCGGCGAAGTCGGCGGTGGCCGCCTGCTCGGCGGCTTCAATGTGCAGGGACGCTACAACCCCAAGGTCAAGCGCAGCGACCGTTTCGACGAACCCGGCGGCGACTTCGTCGACCGCGAGGACCAGGCCGACACCCGCGACGGCACCGACTACTCGGCCAACGTGTCCTACACCCACGACATCGGCAGCGGCCGCCTGTCGCTGGACGGCTTCTACGTGCGCACCGACCGCGACGAGACCGAGCACTCGCTGGAATACAACGACCCGACCAGCAGCAGCCGCGACAACCTGCTGTCGGTCAACGACCAGTTCGAGAACATCAAGCAGGACAACTGGTCGTTCGGCGCCAACTACGAGTTCGACATGCTCGGTGGCCGCACCGAGCTCGACCTCGATTACGCCCGCTTCGACGACGACACCATGGCGACCGAGGAAGAGACCGGCTACGACGACGAGGACACCCCGCCGTCGTTCGATGGACGCGAAGGTACGCGAACGCTCAGCGACATCAGCGACGACGAGCTCGGCTTCAAGGCCGCGCACAAGCGCGAGCTCGGCAACGCCAAGGTCGAGTTCGGCGTCGACTACCTCGACAAGCAGCGCGACACGGGCCTGCAGATCGCCGAGGTCGAGTCCGACGACGAGGACGTCGCCCTGCCGGCCTACGAAGACTTCGAGGGCATGGCCAGCCGGATCGACGAGACCCGCATCGACCCCTACCTGATGTTCTCGGGTGCCTCCGGTGCGCTCGCCTGGGAAGCCGGCCTGCGCTACGAGACCACCGACGTGGACGTGCGTGCCGACGACACCGCCGCCTCCAACGACTACTCGACCGTGCTGCCGTCAGCGCACCTGAAGTGGGACCTGACCGCCGACGACCGCATCAGCCTGTCGCTGGCGCGCACCGTGCGTCGCCCCAACTTCGACCAGATCCTGCCGCTGACGCTGGAAGAGGAGTTCGGCGACAACGACTTCGTTGGCAACCCGCTGCTCGAACCCGAGCGCGCCTGGGGCCTGGACCTGGGCTACGAGCGTCGCCTCGGCCAGCGCGGCGTGTTCGGCGTGAACGCGTTCTACCGCGACATCCAGGACCTGATCGAGACGGTCAACACCGGCGAGCCGAGTTCGACCGCGCTGGGCGACTTCGAGGACGAGGTCGAGGAGTTCCTCGACGAGAATCCCGGCGCCAACGAGAACACCCCGGGCTATCCGCAGTTCGATCCGGACAGCTTCGTCTACACCGCACGCAACGTCGGCGACGGTTACGTCTACGGCATCGAGTTCGACCTGTCGACGCCGCTGACCGTTCTCGGCCTGCCCGACACCGGCGTGTTCGTGAACTACTCGTGGCTGGACAGCTCGGTCGACGACGAGTTCGGCGAACGCCGCTTCAACAACCAGGCCAGGTACGTCTACAACGTCGGCTTCATCCAGAACCTCCCGGACTGGGGCGTCTCGTTCGGTGCCAGCTACCGCCGCCAGGGCGATGCCTATTCGCGCATCGTCAGCGAGGAAGTCACCACGACCTACGAAGGTGACCTTGAAGTGTTCGTCGAGAAGCGCTTCGGCGATCGCATGTCGGTGCGCCTGACCGGCTCGAACCTGCTCGATGCCTCCAAGGACGAGGCCTTCAACAAGTTCGACAATGCCGCCGACCAGATCGATCGCGACTTCGACGAGTACGAACTGGAGCGCGAGACGGCCGGACCGGTGTACCAGCTGATCGCCCGCTATTCGTTCTGA
- a CDS encoding phytase — protein MTSRLTTFALVLALSACATTAPAPPRNGHEPEPDEKTADVDPLLSQAGVPHKVVAEAFITAATPADNIDSPASWRSADGKRWLIATGKATDKLVVYDGDSGKSVRSVGGPGTELGQMQRPNGIAVIDNYALVVERDNHRVQMFQLPDLKPLLVFGGDDLKQPYGLWVRAQKDSYEVIVSDNYMSPQNGDLPPPLAQLGERFKRYQLRRVPGGWQARLMGVFGDTGEAGAIRIAESVFGDVGNDRLLVAEEDVATGTRIREYGLDGQYRGRDIGAGLFKAQAEGMALARCADGSGYWIATDQFKDRSLFHVFDRDTLEHVGAFAGGKTANTDGVWLDQSASARFPQGVFYAVDDDQAVAAFDWRDIARALSLRDCRAP, from the coding sequence GTGACATCACGCCTGACCACGTTCGCACTCGTCCTCGCGCTCAGTGCCTGCGCGACCACCGCGCCGGCGCCGCCGCGCAACGGCCATGAGCCAGAGCCCGATGAGAAGACCGCGGACGTCGATCCACTGCTGAGCCAGGCGGGCGTGCCGCACAAGGTGGTGGCCGAAGCGTTCATCACCGCCGCCACGCCGGCCGACAACATCGACTCGCCGGCCAGCTGGCGATCGGCGGACGGCAAGCGCTGGCTTATCGCAACCGGCAAGGCCACCGACAAGCTGGTGGTCTACGACGGCGACAGCGGCAAGTCCGTCCGCAGCGTGGGCGGCCCCGGCACCGAGCTGGGTCAGATGCAGCGCCCGAACGGCATCGCCGTGATCGACAACTACGCGCTGGTGGTCGAGCGCGACAACCACCGCGTGCAGATGTTCCAGCTGCCCGACCTCAAGCCGCTGCTGGTGTTCGGCGGCGACGACCTCAAGCAGCCGTATGGGCTGTGGGTGCGGGCGCAGAAGGACAGCTACGAGGTGATCGTCAGCGACAACTATATGTCGCCGCAGAACGGGGACCTGCCGCCGCCGCTGGCGCAGTTGGGCGAGCGCTTCAAGCGCTACCAGCTACGGCGTGTGCCGGGTGGCTGGCAGGCGCGCCTGATGGGTGTGTTCGGTGACACCGGCGAGGCCGGCGCGATCCGCATCGCCGAATCGGTGTTCGGTGATGTCGGCAACGATCGCCTGCTCGTGGCCGAAGAGGATGTCGCCACCGGCACGCGTATTCGCGAGTACGGCCTCGACGGCCAGTACCGTGGTCGCGACATCGGCGCAGGTCTGTTCAAGGCGCAGGCCGAGGGCATGGCGCTAGCACGCTGCGCCGATGGCAGTGGTTACTGGATTGCCACCGACCAGTTCAAGGATCGCAGCCTGTTCCATGTGTTCGATCGCGACACGCTGGAGCATGTGGGTGCGTTTGCCGGTGGCAAAACCGCCAACACCGATGGCGTGTGGCTGGACCAGAGCGCGAGCGCGCGCTTCCCGCAGGGTGTGTTCTACGCGGTCGATGACGACCAGGCGGTTGCGGCGTTTGATTGGCGGGACATTGCGCGGGCGTTGTCGCTGCGGGATTGCCGCGCCCCCTGA
- a CDS encoding aminotransferase class III-fold pyridoxal phosphate-dependent enzyme, giving the protein MAVLDRLAPLRAHKGLRRTQGLDDATITRFAASHAELIEAIEAADQEYQRLKGDFAELLDLDEEAQIQAVLAGYINFYADDAVNPYVALAARGPWVVTLKGAVLHDSGGYGMLGFGHAPKSVIAAMAKPQAMANIMTPSLSQLRFDRALRAAIGAARGGCPYEKFLCLNSGSESVSLASRIADVNTKLMTDPGGRHAGRAIKRVVVKGSFHGRTERPALYSDSSRKTYMQHLASFRGEDTLLTVEPYDVDALKKIFADADANGWFIEAMFLEPVMGEGDPGRGVPPAFYAAARELTRAHGSLLLVDSIQAGLRAHGVLSVIDYPGFEQLDPPDMETYSKALNAGQYPLSVLAVGKRAAELYKKGLYGNTMTSNPRALDVACAVLEQVTPALQENIRARGVEALEKLEKLKGELGGLITKVQGTGLLFSCELAPQFKCYGARSTEEWLREHGIGVIHGGVNSLRFTPTFTITSEEIDLLVAMVAKSLKEGPRAEQAVAA; this is encoded by the coding sequence ATGGCCGTCCTCGACCGCCTCGCCCCCTTGCGCGCCCACAAGGGCCTTCGTCGCACCCAGGGCCTGGACGACGCCACGATCACCCGCTTCGCCGCCAGCCACGCCGAGCTGATCGAAGCGATCGAAGCCGCCGACCAGGAGTACCAGCGCCTGAAGGGTGACTTCGCCGAGCTGCTCGACCTCGACGAGGAAGCGCAGATCCAGGCCGTACTGGCCGGCTACATCAATTTCTACGCGGACGACGCGGTCAATCCGTACGTCGCCCTGGCCGCGCGCGGGCCGTGGGTGGTCACGCTCAAGGGCGCCGTCCTGCACGACTCCGGCGGCTACGGCATGCTCGGTTTCGGCCACGCGCCCAAGTCGGTGATCGCGGCGATGGCCAAGCCGCAGGCGATGGCCAACATCATGACGCCGTCGCTGTCGCAGCTGCGCTTCGACCGCGCGCTGCGCGCTGCCATCGGCGCTGCCCGCGGCGGTTGTCCGTACGAGAAGTTCCTGTGCCTGAACTCCGGTTCGGAGTCGGTCTCGCTGGCGTCGCGCATCGCTGACGTCAACACCAAGCTGATGACCGACCCGGGTGGTCGCCACGCCGGCCGCGCGATCAAGCGCGTGGTGGTCAAGGGCAGCTTCCACGGCCGCACCGAACGCCCGGCCCTGTATTCGGACTCCTCGCGCAAGACCTACATGCAGCACCTGGCCAGCTTCCGCGGCGAGGACACCCTGCTGACCGTCGAGCCGTATGACGTCGACGCGCTCAAGAAGATCTTCGCCGACGCCGACGCCAATGGCTGGTTCATCGAGGCGATGTTCCTCGAGCCGGTGATGGGCGAAGGCGACCCGGGCCGCGGCGTGCCGCCGGCGTTCTACGCCGCCGCGCGCGAACTCACCCGCGCCCACGGATCGCTGCTGCTGGTCGACTCGATCCAGGCCGGCCTGCGCGCGCACGGCGTGCTGTCGGTCATCGACTACCCCGGCTTCGAGCAGCTCGATCCGCCGGACATGGAGACCTACTCCAAGGCGCTCAACGCCGGCCAGTACCCGCTGTCGGTGCTTGCCGTCGGCAAGCGCGCGGCCGAACTCTACAAGAAGGGCCTGTACGGCAACACCATGACCAGCAACCCGCGCGCGCTCGATGTCGCCTGCGCCGTGCTGGAGCAGGTGACCCCTGCCCTGCAGGAGAACATCCGCGCCCGCGGCGTCGAGGCACTTGAGAAGCTCGAGAAGCTCAAGGGCGAGCTCGGCGGCCTGATTACCAAGGTCCAGGGCACCGGACTGCTGTTCTCCTGCGAGCTGGCGCCGCAGTTCAAGTGCTACGGCGCGCGTTCGACCGAAGAGTGGCTGCGCGAGCACGGCATCGGCGTGATCCACGGCGGCGTCAATTCGCTGCGCTTCACCCCGACGTTCACCATCACCAGCGAGGAAATCGATCTGCTGGTGGCGATGGTGGCGAAGTCGTTGAAGGAAGGGCCGCGGGCCGAGCAGGCTGTGGCGGCGTAA
- a CDS encoding Lrp/AsnC family transcriptional regulator, which yields MKITDADQQLLSVLRENARASTADIARRLKLSRTTVHSRIERLERQGVIDGYTVRVHDEAERGHIRAHIMVTVLPKQMASVVTVLHGMPEVRALHSVSGPFDLIALGVVPTVEAMDELTDRIGAIDGVERTTSAIILSAKFER from the coding sequence ATGAAGATTACCGACGCCGACCAGCAGCTGCTCTCGGTCCTGCGCGAGAACGCGCGGGCCTCCACGGCCGACATTGCCCGCCGCCTGAAGCTGTCGCGGACCACCGTCCACAGTCGCATCGAGCGGCTGGAACGGCAGGGCGTGATCGACGGCTACACCGTCCGCGTCCACGACGAGGCCGAGCGCGGCCATATCCGCGCCCACATCATGGTGACCGTGCTGCCCAAGCAGATGGCCTCGGTGGTGACGGTCCTGCACGGGATGCCGGAGGTGCGCGCCCTGCATTCGGTCAGCGGGCCGTTCGACCTGATAGCGCTGGGCGTGGTGCCGACGGTGGAGGCGATGGACGAGCTGACCGACCGGATCGGCGCCATCGACGGGGTCGAGCGGACCACCTCGGCGATCATCCTGTCGGCCAAGTTCGAGCGGTAA
- the queA gene encoding tRNA preQ1(34) S-adenosylmethionine ribosyltransferase-isomerase QueA, protein MKKSDFHYDLPPELIAQAPLPERSASRLLVVPPTATFEFQDRIFRDLPDLLAPGDLLVFNDTRVIPARLYGQKTSGGRVEILIERLLGGHEVRAQLGVSKSPKAGARIMLDAGGEAEVLGRDGEFYRLRFDVPESLEQWLLHAGRLPLPPYIQREAGSDDDTRYQTVFAREVGAVAAPTAGLHFDEALLQQLSDRGVQFGHVTLHVGAGTFQPVRVDDLGQHVMHSEWLNVGAALIEQIQRTRAAGGRVIAVGTTVVRALESAMRGNDAGERELQPYAGETRLFILPGYRIRSVDALITNFHLPESTLLMLVSAFAGKARMFAAYDHAIASRYRFFSYGDAMLLFPAPEESA, encoded by the coding sequence TTGAAGAAATCCGATTTCCATTACGACCTGCCGCCCGAGCTGATCGCGCAGGCGCCCTTGCCCGAACGGTCGGCCAGCCGCCTGCTGGTGGTGCCGCCGACGGCCACCTTCGAGTTCCAGGACCGCATTTTCCGCGACCTGCCGGACCTGCTCGCCCCGGGTGACCTGTTGGTGTTCAACGACACCCGCGTGATTCCGGCGCGCCTGTATGGCCAGAAGACCAGCGGCGGACGCGTCGAGATCCTGATCGAGCGCCTGCTGGGCGGCCACGAAGTGCGTGCGCAGCTGGGCGTGAGCAAGTCGCCCAAGGCAGGCGCCAGGATCATGCTCGATGCCGGCGGCGAAGCCGAAGTGCTCGGCCGCGACGGCGAGTTCTACCGCTTGCGCTTCGATGTGCCCGAGTCGCTCGAGCAGTGGCTGCTGCATGCCGGCCGCCTGCCGTTGCCGCCGTACATCCAGCGCGAAGCCGGCAGCGACGACGACACCCGCTACCAGACCGTGTTCGCGCGCGAGGTCGGCGCGGTTGCCGCGCCCACCGCCGGCCTGCACTTCGACGAGGCATTGCTCCAGCAATTGAGCGACCGCGGCGTGCAGTTCGGCCATGTCACCCTGCATGTCGGCGCCGGCACGTTCCAGCCGGTGCGCGTGGATGACCTGGGCCAGCACGTGATGCACAGCGAATGGCTCAACGTCGGCGCCGCGTTGATCGAGCAGATCCAGCGCACACGCGCCGCCGGTGGCCGCGTGATCGCGGTTGGCACGACGGTGGTGCGCGCGCTGGAAAGCGCGATGCGCGGCAACGATGCCGGCGAGCGCGAGCTGCAACCGTACGCCGGCGAAACCCGTTTGTTCATCCTGCCGGGCTACCGGATCCGTTCGGTCGACGCGTTGATCACCAACTTCCACTTGCCCGAGAGCACCCTGCTGATGCTGGTATCCGCCTTCGCCGGCAAGGCGCGCATGTTCGCCGCCTACGACCACGCGATCGCCTCGCGCTACCGCTTCTTCTCGTACGGGGACGCGATGTTGCTGTTCCCGGCACCGGAGGAGTCCGCATGA
- the tgt gene encoding tRNA guanosine(34) transglycosylase Tgt has product MSRMSFDLLATDGAARRGRLTFPRGTVETPAFMPVGTYGSVKGVMPEQIRELGAEIILGNTFHLYLRPGLDVIGDHGGLHGFGRWSGPILTDSGGFQVFSLAHKRKITEQGVTFAAPTDGSKVFLGPEESMHIQKVLDSDVVMIFDECTPYPATEEVARKSMELSLRWAERSKKAHEGNDAALFGIVQGGVHPALRDSSAEGLKSIGFDGYAIGGPAVGEPEAERNHMLEHTCPQLPADRPRYLMGVGRPEDLVEGVARGIDMFDCVMPTRNARNGHYFTSFGTVRVRNAKYERDLRPIEEGCDCYACRNGFSRSYLRHLDRCNEMLAPMLGTLHNLRYYQRLMAQMRDAIARGTFSAFRESFYAARAAEPV; this is encoded by the coding sequence ATGAGCCGCATGTCGTTTGATCTCCTCGCCACCGACGGCGCCGCCCGCCGCGGCCGCCTGACCTTTCCGCGTGGCACGGTGGAGACGCCGGCGTTCATGCCGGTGGGCACCTACGGTTCGGTGAAGGGCGTGATGCCCGAGCAGATCCGCGAGCTGGGCGCCGAGATCATCCTCGGCAACACCTTCCATCTGTACCTGCGCCCGGGCCTGGACGTGATCGGCGACCACGGCGGTCTGCACGGCTTCGGCCGCTGGAGCGGCCCGATCCTGACCGACTCCGGTGGCTTCCAGGTTTTCTCGCTGGCGCACAAGCGCAAGATCACCGAACAGGGCGTGACCTTCGCCGCGCCGACAGACGGCAGCAAGGTCTTCCTTGGTCCCGAGGAGAGCATGCACATCCAGAAGGTGCTCGACTCGGACGTGGTGATGATCTTCGACGAGTGCACGCCGTACCCGGCCACCGAGGAGGTCGCGCGCAAGTCGATGGAGCTGAGCCTGCGCTGGGCGGAGCGCTCGAAGAAGGCGCACGAGGGCAACGACGCGGCGCTGTTCGGCATCGTCCAGGGCGGCGTCCACCCGGCGCTGCGCGACAGTTCGGCCGAGGGGCTCAAGTCGATCGGATTCGATGGCTATGCGATCGGGGGCCCCGCCGTCGGCGAGCCGGAGGCCGAGCGCAACCACATGCTCGAGCACACCTGCCCGCAGCTGCCGGCCGACCGCCCGCGCTACCTGATGGGGGTGGGGCGGCCGGAGGACCTGGTAGAGGGCGTGGCCCGCGGCATCGACATGTTCGATTGCGTGATGCCGACCCGCAACGCCCGCAACGGCCACTACTTCACCAGTTTCGGCACAGTCCGCGTGCGCAACGCCAAGTACGAGCGCGACCTGCGCCCGATCGAGGAAGGCTGCGACTGCTACGCCTGCCGCAACGGCTTCAGCCGCAGCTACCTGCGCCACTTGGACCGCTGCAACGAGATGCTGGCGCCGATGCTGGGCACCCTGCACAACCTGCGCTACTACCAGCGCCTGATGGCGCAGATGCGCGACGCCATCGCCCGGGGAACCTTTTCGGCCTTCCGGGAGTCTTTCTACGCCGCAAGGGCTGCCGAGCCGGTCTAG